ctcctcatctcagccccaaATGGCTTACCCCCTGTCCTTGGACCTTGACCCCTGGTCCTGCactaccccaccatcgggaatatccttcctgcatctagtctgtccagtcctgttagaattttgtaagtttctatgacaccacctctcattcttctaaactatagcgacgacaagcctaatcgacccaatttctcttcattCGTCAGTTCTTCcagccaagaatcagtctggtgaacattcgctgctctccctccatagcaagaacatcctttctcagataaggagaccaaaattgcacacaatactccagatgctgtcTCACCAAGGCATCTATAATTGCAGCAacgcatccttgctcctgtactcgaatactctcgctatgaaggctagcATGCCATTTTTCCTCTTAACTGTCTGCTGTAcacgcatgcttactttcagcgactggtgcacaagcacacccaggtgtccctccaccccctccccttttcccattctatcgccattcagataataatctgcatttCTGTGTTTTCCACCAAAGTATTTatacatattatactgcatctgccatgtatgtggccacaaatcacactggagcttctctgtatgctcctcacagctcacgctccctttgtgtcatctgcaaacctggatatcttacatttaatttcctcatctatatcatctcatctatatcatttatatatactgtgtATAGCTgggatccagcactgatccctgcggtaccccactagtcactgcctgccactcgggaaAAAAACATAtattccatgtcagtaccttacccccaatcccatatgctttaatttttatTGCTAATCTGTTCTGTGGGACCGTATCAAAAGCCATCTGtaagttcaaatacaccacatccactggttctccattatctgGTTGAATGGTCAAAGAAAACCAGTAGatatatcaagcatgatttccctttcacaaatccatgttaaaTTTAATGGGTCCTCTCATAGatttccaagtgttctgctattgcAGTTTTTATAATGGACTCATCCTGTGTCTATGCGAGTTTGTGTTTTtaagtgtgtatgtatatgtggatAAGTATGAGCTTATTTTTAATTGTATATGATTGTgctttgtgtgtgtgcgtttgcgcgtggtgtgtgtgtctctctctgtctgtgagtGAGCACGAGAGTTTGCATCTGTGTCTGTGAGTCTCCAAGAGTGTAACTGtgcgagtgtgattgagtgtggtcAGTGACGCAAATAACTAAGTGATAAGATTTGTTATgctctgtgagagtgtgtgtgcaggtGACACTGCGCGTGTGCGTGTACATATATGATTATGAGTGTGACTGAGTGCGTTAATGACATTATTGACACAGTGGAATCATTCACTGAAGTCTatatgtgtttgtgcatgtgtgtctgtgactgcctgtgtgtctgtgtgtgtaattgCGTGCGTGCGCTTCTGAGTGCGCGTGTGAGTGACATTATTAATAcagtggttagattcgctcttgtcttTGTGTCTATATGTGTGTGCACGATGCTGCTTGTTACTGTGTATGTCCTTATGtggttgtgtgtgttgtgtgtgtgtgaggttctgAGTATGAGTGTAAGTAAGATTATTATGAAAATGGTAATATTCGCTCTTGGCAcgatgtgtgtttatctgtgtaagtgtgcatgtgtgtatgtatgtgtgtgtgtgtgtatgtgagtgagcgagagagagatgacTCTGTGTGTACGTATGAGTCAGTGGCATTAACTCAGTGGCTTTTTGACACAATAGCATGATTCCCTGAAGGCTGCGtgcatttatgtgtgtgtgtgtgcgcgtgcgtgtgtgtctgtgcctgAATGTGTATTTCTCAGCAACATTATCAAAACAATGGAAATACATATTTTCAGGTTTTTGGTTTTTGGTTACATGTTTGGCATTGTTAGCCTGTGAGTGCTTAAACCTGTGTGATTGTAACTGTAGGCATTCGTGTGTACGTATGTCTGTGTTCGTGAGTGTGTATGTTcccgtgcctgtgtgtgtgtgtctatgtgcggGTTTATGTGAATGCGTGTGCGTACgtgtttgagtgagtgtgagtTTGTGAATGTGTGATGATTGCGTGTTTGTACGTCAGTGggagcgtgtttctgtgtgtgtttgtatgtgtgtgtgtgcatgtgtctgtctgTGAGTGAACCTGTATCTGTGCATCTGTGCCTTAAAGTTTATATGAGTGTGACCATGCGGGTGTTGGTTGAGTGTGTCAGTGATGCTATTAACTTCGTGGTAAGATGCATTGACGTGTAATAGTGTGTACCCGTAGgtgactttgtgtgtgtgtgtgcgagtgtatgtttgtgtgtgtgcctatgtgtgtgtgtgtgtgtctgtgtgcatttgtGAGAGCAACTGAATATGTTACTGACGTTATTTACACAGTAGAAGTATTCCCTGTGGTCTGAGTgtctttatttgtgtgtgtgtgtgtatgtgtgtgtgtgtgactcccactgaatgcgtgtgtgtgtctgcgttgacgTATATGTCAACTTGTGCGCATGTTTGATCGTATGTTACTCAGTGACATGAAGAAACATGCCATAGAATTCTGTCAGGATTATGTGTGCACGtttggcatggtgtgtgtgtgtgtctgtcactgtataagtgTCCATGCctaagtgagtgtgtgtttgtaagtGTGCATGATTGTCTCTGTGCTTGTGTGTCCCTGTGTGCGAATGTGTGTCATTAAGTGGGTGGGGGAGTGTGAGTTTGTGAATGTGTGAGTAGTTGCTTCTTTGTATTTCCCTGTGTGTGAGGGAGGCTGggattctgtgtgtatgtgtgtgtgtgtgtgtgtgtgtgtgtgtgtgtgtgtgtgtgtgtgtgtgtatgtatgtgtgtgtgtgtgacagagagagagagagagagcataaatGTGTCACTGACATCATAAACCCAGCTGGATGATTCCTGTCGTatgtgaatgtgtgtatgtgtctgtatgaTTGTCAGTTTAAATGTGAATTTCTGAGTATGTGAGTTACATTTAATGCACAGTGAGAAGATCCCcgctaatgtgtgtgtgtgtgtatgtgtgtgtgtgtgtgtgtgtgtgtgtgtgtgtgtgtgtgtgtgtgtgtgcgcgcgtttgAGTGTGCATTTCTCAGTGACTTTAACAAAGCATTGATTATTTTTTCCAGGTTTATATGTGCATGTTTGGCATCATATGTGAATgtatgtgtgcgagtgtgtgtttcTAATTGTAGCATTCATGTGCAAAAATGTTTGCATTTGTGagtgtgtataattgtgtgtgcgtgcgtgcatgaaTGTATGTCTggacatagcgacgtttaagaggcatcttgacaaatacatgaataagctgggaatagagggacatggtccgcggaagagcagaaggttttagttttgatcggcatcaagagcggcgcaggcttggagggccgaatggcctgttcctgtgctgtactgttctttgctctttgttgtgTGTGGTTATGAATGTATGAGTGAGCGCGTGTTTGCAGATctgtattagagtgtgtgtgtgtgtgtgtgtgtgtgtgtgatggaatgtGATGTCAGTGACATTATATACACAGTGGGATGATTTGTTTTTTTGATTTGTGTGTGAGTTGGAATGTGAGTGTGCATTCctgagagtgaatgtgagtgtaaGTATCATTATAAGCACCTCAGACCACTTATTCCTGTGTTTGTGTATGAAAATGTGTGAGTGCCTGTGATTGTAAGTGTGATTTGTATAGGATGTCAGTGAAATTATAAACACAGTGGGAAGATAACCTCTAGTCTTTgcgcgtgtgtatttgtgtttgcgtgtctttgtgactcggtgtgtgTGAATGCGAGTGTTAACGCGTGTTTTGGAGTTGGTATGAGAGatgatgtgtgtgtgtggcagtgacGTCATCAACAACAGAATGATTCTTATGGCTTCTTGCTGTGAATGTGTGTATCTGTGCGTGCACGTGTGCACGTGTAGATGTGATGTTTTGAGTGGTTGTGTCAGTAACATTATAAACACTGGGAAGATTTCCTGATGGGGTGTGCGTGTGGTTGGCATCCTGTGTGCATGAATacatgtgagtgtgtgtttatacgtgcgtgtgtatttgtgcataggtGTGTTCGTGTCTGTGTATGGGTGAGCCTGAGAAGTTGCGAGTTTATCTGTGTGTGACCGTGGGGGTGTGATTGAGTGTGTTAGCGATGCTAGTAACTAAGTGTTAAAGTTTCTTGTTGGCTGTGAAGATATGCGCACAGGtgaatttgtgtgcgtgtgtgtgtgtgagagtctgcgtgggtttcggagtgtgattgagtgtgctaATGGTATTAATGATACAGTGGAACGATTCCCTGAGGTCGATCTATGTTTGTCCCACCCCCTCACTATTACAACTGACATTATCTCTCGCCAGTACTACTGATAATTATCCTCACCCAATACGACTCCCTATTTGTTACCTCCAAACATGACCTTTCCTGCGTTCTTTTGAGTTTATCTCATCATACTCTCTGCTGTGCAGATCCTACTTGCAACATATCCCGTTCAGTCGTGCTGTCAGACCCATAATTGTCTGGGTCCAAAATGTCTCAATTTTGAAACTCTAACACCCTTGATCAAATCCTTTCTTGGTTACCCTCCAGTTGTTATATTTTTCTCTTCCTTATCTCGCTAACCTCCTCCCTGCCCGACAGCAGTCCTTAATtttgttacctcctccagtcccgaaagCACACTGTATATCAATAACGTCAGTGTGGGAGCAAGGTGTATAATATAAATATCAGGCGACTGCCTGAAATAGAGacataaaatgctgaaaatactttgTAGCTCTGGCGGCCTCtgttgagacagagagaaagcagatttattgtttcaggtctgtgacctttcatcagatctttgCCAATTAGAAATGTAGTACGTTTTAGAAAATGAAGGCTGGTAGATTCGAAGAAGAATAAAATGGAAAGCCTGTGATAAGGTGGAGGGCAGGCAAGATTACACGATAAAAGTTAGATTATAGCTCACGACGTTAATcttaggtttagtttagtttagagatacagcaaccaAACAGGCCCgaaggcgcaccgagtctgtgccgaccatgttgTTGAGTTGTTGAGGTTGTAACCCATTTACGGTTGTTGCTGTCAGTTAGGGGTTATCGGTATGAATAGTGTTTCGGGATTAACATTGGGAGTAAGGTTTGGGTATTTTGCTTGGGGTTAGGCTTAGGTATTCGCATTTGTATGGGGATTAGGCTTATGATTAGCGATTGAATTTCGGGATTTTATTCATGGTTCAGGGTTTGGTGTTTCAGGGTAATGGGTTCCGAATTGGCTCAGGATGTAAGGGTTACAGTAGGGTTTGGGGTTTGTTTTATGGTCATAGAATGGTTTAGGGTAATGATCCATGTAAGGGTTACAGTTAGGGTTTGGGTTATGATTATGGTTATGGTTACAGATATGTTTAGGGTTGGAGTTAGGGTTCGAATTTTGTAGATAGGTTCAGTATTTGGGCCGGGATGGAGCTTTGTTTACAGTTATGTTTAGGCGTATCATTTACATTGGGGTTTCATAAAGGTTTATAATTAAGGCTGCAGTTCGGGTAAGGGTTATAGTTAGCGTCAGGATCGGGGATCTGCTGTGGGTTAGTGTTTGGTTTACAGTGAAAGATAGAGTTACTGTAGGGTTAAGGCtagtgttcagtctgcaagcagggtGAGGATTCGGGTGAAATTTAGATTTATAGTTCATGTTTGGTTTAGTGTCAGTTAGGTTTAAGGTTGCATTTAGAGTTGGGATCGAGGGACACACAAACACAGCGAGAGATGAAGAAACTGAGAGTGAAATACAGCAACAATGGCTGTTTCTTTCGTTCATTGTACCTGGTAAAGCTTTCCAAGacacttcacgggagcattataaagcaacatGTGATGTAGAGGTGAACTAAAGCTTGGTGAAATAGGTAGTTTtatggagtgtttgaaatgaggaaAGTGACGTGAAGGTAGATTTAAGGAGTGAATTGCAAACCTTAGCGACCAGAGAGCTGAAAGAACGCCATCTACGGTGGAGAGATTAAATTCTGGgtttctcaagaggccagaattggcagagcACAGAATACTTGGGAGTTGTCTgagctggaggcagttacagacaTATGgatggttgcagggactggaggggtTTAAAGAGATAAGGGTGAGTTCTACTGCTGTAGGAAACCGTCACAGATGTCCCAGGCAACATCACGATCAAGGCCTTTAACAAGGAAAGTGAGGTGGGAGTTAAACGTGGAAGTTTACAATGATGGAGGGATCAaggtgttttttgaggagagggttgatgatgcAGATTTCAAGAAGCGAGGGACAGCTCCTGCGGAGAGCGAATCTGTAACAATATCAGCTTACATGGGGGCCAGTACGGGACTCGTCTCTGTCCATTTGAACATCCACAAAACTGAGTCACCGATGCTATCGATTCTTGTACCGAGCTTGACTCCAGTCCTTTACTCCAAGTCTTGTCTACCCGTCTTAATCCCTCAACTGCGCTTGTCCAGGGAGGAACAGAGAGCAAGAGGAGACACGACAGAATAAAGGATGGGAGAATGGAAGGGAGAGGGACTCAACAAAGCAATTAAAACAATACAAACAATAATAATAAACAATTGGCACAAAATGAATTTCACCGTCTGCTGCATTATGGCTTTTGTAAGAGCAAATTGTTCTTTCTCAGCAGATAGGAGGAGCTTAGAATTGATCCAGTGGAGGTTGGAGAGAGAATGTGGTGGTTGTTTAATCCCCATCCCACAGAGGGGCTCTGACTTCCATCCTGTCCCCTTTCCATCCGGTCCTTCGAAAGCCTCGTCTAGCTTGCTGCCCCACTTCTCTCTGGCGTCTGTAAACTTACCCCCACTCTGACACTTTATTTCCAGTCATCCGGCTGTCGGTCACCTATTTCCATAAGTATTGCAATTATGGACTGAAAACACTGCGACTCACTTCTGGGCTGCTATCTgttattttgtttattaattaattgaatgattTCTGTAACAGGAAACTTCAATGCACTCTTGATCTGCtgtctgaacttggactgtgttgcCACATAACTAAATGTGTTAGTGCAGCAGCTTAAGTTCATTAGCATCAATCCAGCTCTTTCAAACGTTAATTCAGAATCGTTGTATTCCACGGGAtctgttcctgtaatgttataatataagaatacTTAAACATACACCGACCACAGAAGTATGAAATTGCCGGATATGGTGaatagtaaaatcacagacttccttctgctctccatctctgggtcaatgCGATTttgtcccttgctctgacccctcagtccctgacGGACTCGACGGgctactaaaatgtgtctgactgtcagaccgttgagcaacagaattaaaacgaatgggagcaatggggttgaaatcttatcaaaccagtcaaaacCCACCCATCCAGGCTGTATGTAAAAATCTGGATTTGTATAACAAttccacggtacattgtcgattagttctccaggttcatatgtaaaatagaaggggatgttttttaaacagagcagaatgcatgtTGTTGATAGAacaacagccgcagttttctccgtGAAATATTTGGTTTTCAGCACATGGCAACAGatggccacaaatctatcaaaggagaaagtaacggtgaaccagacagaacactcTCTGGCTGCAAGCCTCAGGACAAAGATAACACTACACACGGGGGTAATGTacaggaaagatcccgggaaataataataactgattcgCCACAGAATAACCTCAGTTATgatgaccagcagatccgccattgccatggccaccagatagcgagtggtgcagatggagaggccgcactttccccgggacagaatCACAAATGCCAAAATATTAACTGTAAGATAGAGAAGGGAGACAGGACTTGTAGTTAATTGATTAACATTCCCCATACTAGAGTCAGAAGGTAAGGGCAGCATTTTAGCACCAAGGATAACATTGCACCCTCGTGTTATGAGTCAGACAGTCaccactcccagtcactctccttggACGTGGACCAGGTTCCAGGTGATAATATCCCTCCCCAATGATTGGGATCATTTGAACAGCGATCAGAGCAGCCGCTACTATCTCCCACTATAGAATTGGCAATTGGACATCCCTGATACCAGCAGAACCCCCATACTCCAAGGTCGTGCCCTGGACCTCCATGCACCTGAGTCCAGCTCCAGAGTCCTCCCTGCCCGAATAGAAACAGTGCCTGTCAATCAGGTGTACTTCTGGCCAGGAAACCCGTCAAGGATAAAATAGGCTGTCTGTGAAGTTAGAACTTTGAAACTCTGCACCCTGATCCCATGCTGGAAGCAACTATGGCAATTGAAACACACACAGAATGTGTCCAGAGGATGTTTAAATGGCTGCAGCCAaattacagagggagagagagcatgtaaAATCGCGAAAAGTGGAGAACGTTCGAGTGGAATAGATACTGAGAGTGATGTGTAGACACCAGTGTGGATCAGCTGTGTGCCAGCAGGGGATCCTTGTGAAAAACAGGAGCATTCACGCGCTGCGCTCCCACTGATTCTGACATATATTGTGCTGTTTCAAGCAAAGATGATAGGAGGTCAAGGATGGGGATGTCAGAGTGGGAGTAGGATGCACAATTATTGTGACAAGCGATTAAAAGGTCAGGTTCACCCTTGCAGACTGAAAGAAGGAGTTCagaaaagcaatcacccaatctgcctttGCTCCTTTCGCAATG
This genomic interval from Heterodontus francisci isolate sHetFra1 chromosome 21, sHetFra1.hap1, whole genome shotgun sequence contains the following:
- the LOC137381059 gene encoding probable G-protein coupled receptor 139, whose translation is MHQPIDSIVKAYYTILAVIGATVNILAFVILSRGKCGLSICTTRYLVAMAMADLLVIITEVILWRISYYYFPGSFLYITPVCSVIFVLRLAARECSVWFTVTFSFDRFVAICCHVLKTKYFTEKTAAVVLSTTCILLCLKNIPFYFTYEPGELIDNVPWNCYTNPDFYIQPGWVGFDWFDKISTPLLPFVLILLLNGLTVRHILVARRVRQGLRGQSKGQNRIDPEMESRRKSVILLFTISGNFILLWSVYV